A genomic region of Anas acuta chromosome 1, bAnaAcu1.1, whole genome shotgun sequence contains the following coding sequences:
- the C1QTNF6 gene encoding complement C1q tumor necrosis factor-related protein 6, whose translation MDIIYLRTPLAFLLLPLVVLGAPTDEPSLTEPAPGACRRCCDPLDSSTDASPHPPRHHHLPYPMPEVRPYINITILKGEKGDRGEPGMPGKWGKEGPRGERGAQGQKGSKGQMGTAGDSCKHQYAAFSVGRKKALHSSEGFQVLIFDTVFVNLYSHFDMFNGKFYCSVAGLYYFSLNVHTWNFKETYMHIMHNEEEAVILYAQPSDRSIMQSQSLMLELQENDEVWVRLYKRERENAIYSDDVDVYITFNGYLVKPSLD comes from the exons ATGGACATAATTTACCTGCGCACACCCCTggccttccttctcctccctcttgTTGTCCTTGGGGCACCTACTGATGAACCCAGCCTCACAGAACCCGCCCCTGGTGCTTGCAGGCGCTGCTGTGACCCCCTGGACTCTTCCACGGATGCCTCCCCTCACCCTCCCCGCCACCACCACCTGCCCTACCCAATGCCAGAGGTGCGTCCCTATATCAACATCACCATACTGAAGG GAGAGAAAGGAGACCGGGGAGAGCCTGGGATGCCAGGGAAATGGGGCAAAGAAGGGCCCCGAGGAGAGCGAGGTGCCCAGGGCCAGAAAGGCAGCAAAGGACAGATGGGCACAGCAGGGGACTCCTGCAAGCACCAGTACGCTGCGTTCTCCGTTGGTCGCAAGAAAGCCCTGCACAGCAGCGAGGGCTTCCAGGTCTTGATCTTCGACACTGTCTTCGTCAACCTCTACAGCCACTTTGACATGTTCAACGGCAAGTTCTACTGCTCTGTAGCTGGCCTGTACTATTTCAGCCTCAACGTCCACACCTGGAACTTCAAGGAGACCTACATGCACATCATGCACAATGAAGAAGAGGCGGTCATCTTGTACGCCCAACCCAGTGACCGCAGCATCATGCAGAGCCAGAGCCTCATGCTGGAGCTTCAGGAAAACGATGAGGTCTGGGTGAGGCTCTACAAGCGGGAGCGGGAGAATGCCATTTACAGTGACGATGTCGATGTCTACATCACCTTCAACGGGTACCTGGTCAAGCCCAGCCTTGACTAA